The Vanessa atalanta chromosome 25, ilVanAtal1.2, whole genome shotgun sequence nucleotide sequence gcgaagttaaatataattctgcAGTGAAGTGTGACAATACCTTActgtaatacataataaatgtcCTTTATTTATCgtgtacagattaaaaatatgtaacattcTCACGAGTCACGAAAAAAATCtgtcatattatacaataaatgtattcttCGATCACTTTTCAaccacttttataatttattttataaattacacttGCAACACGATTAATTAGCGGGATATTATTTGGTCACACATTTAGCTGGCCACGTCATCGAGGAACTCCACGTAAGTGAAGGGGAAGTGACCGACTTTACCGTTCAGCTCGCCTTCCCATTGCCCGTTTATGTTCATTTTtgttacctgaaaaaaaaaaagaaagtgttTTGTCATTTCGTGACCAAAATGGACACCGAATATAATGTTGTAAGAgatataaaacatttctaatatcaccaaaataatataatattacttgtataCCTTTTGTATGCCTAAAACAAAGTTAGCATATGATGTATTAGTGGTGACAGGATTAGAATCgtcaaccatcggttaagatgcacgcgtcttAACCATTGGACCTggcttatttatacatatatataaagccGCTTTAAGCCTAAAATTTCGAACCTAATCGAAATCGGTATAGACATTCATGATCAGCtccataataataacataaaacgaATTCCAGTCACCTTGAGTATATCACCCTCCTGTAGTTTAAGCGCTGTCTTATCATACGCGTTGGGAACCCTCGACTGTCTCACACGCGCTAGCGCTGGAAGTGTCCgctgaaaaacaaacaaatgtgatgatttttatttatgttagtcTGGTTTAGAGATGGCAACACTGTTGAATCGTGGTTGGCTAGTTGAAAAGCGACCAATCCCGATCGAGCTCGGCTGACCTATTGGATGACCGGACCCATTTTGATGTGACAGGaggaagttgaaaaaaaaagaagtcaAGTCAtagaaactttggaagtaaagtgAATATAAGCAACTAAACTAAGTGGAATtgggttttattataaatttgtaaagtacattcagtagtgcacaatatagctgagctattaaaCGCGCAGTCCGGTGCTGAGATATTGCACAATAAGTAACGGTCAAATTATCCATAACTCTGAGTCGAAAAgtcgaaaaaataaattagtttatattttgttgtttagtaGTTCAtaaaatgactttattatttatatacacacgCGCGTTTTGTTTACATGTAAGCAGAAATGTTCTCATGGGAAGCTAAGGTAATATGCTTTAAGTACAGTACCTGCATGTTGGTTCCTTTCTGGGGTTGTTTTATGTTAGGTGGGCTGGGTGGATCACCGAACTGGTTAATTGCCTCATTAGGTGGGTATGGCATACCGGCTGGATCTAGAagctgaaattataaaatatataaaaattaatttaaaattttatcaaagccAAGTTTTATCAAAGCACCATTAAGTAGATAGAACACATACCCTTAACTTATGATTGGCTCAAATATGCtaagcaattttattattagtttctaATTATGGACTTAAACtggttttataattcatcccttACTGGGCAGTGGAGATAAACATCGCGTGGAAACCTGCACATGTCTGACACAGGTCCAACCAAGCTATGAGGTGGAATAAATTTGTGAAAGTTCCctgaacatttattaaattttctattttctatAACTTGTATCAACAAGTCtgctaaatgttttatataatatgaatgaataCCCTCTGCACGTATGGAACAGGTATGGAGCCAGTTCTGCCCTGAGCGTTCCGGGCCGTCCACCACTGCTCTTCGTCGCGATTGATGACCATCAGCTTCTCTCCGCGACGGAACGGAAGATCGTCTGCATCCTGAAGATATATAGCATCGTTTAAGAGTATAGTACATCTGTTTGAGATATATAAACATCGACTGGTCGACGATTTTGAAatcgaaatttattaaacaaacaatttttggGAATGAAGTACTTTTACGCAGCTTACTGTAAGAGTGAATTAGCAGATATCCACGTAAGGAAAAGGCGTTATGTCCTCTCCAGGCGATCTTTtgctctgtctctttctttcaaatatggttttattgttacattacTTCTcacgagatttttaataactttttttttaactgtgccttttatttaatacataatatttaacacaaGCAACGTCAGTCCAACCAGGTCTATCACGACACCTGTAATTAATCTTTTCTGATAGTCAAACAACAAATAACATCTAAAGggtaattgttaaatttatataacgaaataataatttaactactaGCAACATCTGTCTCTAGGTATGTCAACCCTATTTGTTCTGTCATTGTGTCTTccgttcaaataaaaaacgtttcagTCTGTAAAAACTCAACGAGTGTTTCATTAGGTTATGGGCCCAGTCCCGCTAAATTCAGTAAAAAGTATTAGTTTTCTGCAGTGAAATGGCTGGTAGTTACATCGTAAATGTTCCTAAGCTCAAGGGACGCGAAAACTACGACGAGTGGGCGTTCGCGGTTGagaattttatgatattggaaGGCGTAGATATCAACAAGAAAGATGGCGAAGCAGCAACTAGCGTCGAAGATCAAAAGGCAAAAGCGAAATTAGTAATGACCATCGATTCATCCCTGTATGTGCATATAAAGTGTGAAAAAATAGTGCACGGTGTTTG carries:
- the LOC125073798 gene encoding adapter molecule Crk, producing MANPTIGVSFDQNDMTSWYFGGLSRAEATKLLLNETESGVFLVRDSKTIHGDYVLCVREDDRVSHYIINRVISADGTTRFRIGNQLFADMPALLAFYRLHYLDTTPLVRPLPQATAQAAPTAPPHLYHVLEVVIAKFDFDGSDADDLPFRRGEKLMVINRDEEQWWTARNAQGRTGSIPVPYVQRLLDPAGMPYPPNEAINQFGDPPSPPNIKQPQKGTNMQRTLPALARVRQSRVPNAYDKTALKLQEGDILKVTKMNINGQWEGELNGKVGHFPFTYVEFLDDVAS